The following coding sequences are from one Rhipicephalus microplus isolate Deutch F79 chromosome 3, USDA_Rmic, whole genome shotgun sequence window:
- the LOC142803863 gene encoding uncharacterized protein LOC142803863, producing MTYSAAARRPRPVPTRYQEAPPYRHPMSPARPPVTRNQAPRKTEVWRTPDNRPLCYHCGEADHVYRRCPYKRLGLRGFSVDAPCPRAGQRPFEIEEYLSNSSRGPFRFNRSPSPYSYQSPNRRSNADFARGRSPSPRGGN from the coding sequence atgacctactccgctgctgctcgtcgaccccgacccgtcccaacccgttatcaagaggccccgccgtaccgccacccaatgtcgcccgcccgaccccctgtaacccgaaaccaggcgcccaggaagaccgaggtgtggcgaacgccagataatcgtccgctgtgctaccactgcggagaggccgaccacgtctaccgccgctgcccgtacaaaaggctgggtttgcgtgggttctccgtcgacgcaccctgcccgcgagccggccagcgcccatttgagatcgaagaatacctgtcgaacagcAGCCGTGGACCAttccgtttcaaccgttcgccgtcgccctactcgtaccaatcccccaaccgtcgcagcaatgctgacttcgcccgtggaaggtcccccagcccacgagggggaaactaa